A stretch of DNA from Natrinema halophilum:
TCGAGCCGGCGATTCGAAACATCGAGGAAACGCTCGAGGCGTACGAGCAACTCGATTCGAGCGCAGTTTCGCCGGAGGACGTCCGATAATCGATTCGCGATTGTCGGTCAGCTTTCAGAGCTGATCGACCGTCTCGATACGGGTGATCACGAGGGCCAGTCGGTACCTCTGAACCAAAGGCAAACGTACCGGCACCGCGAAAGACACGCAGAGAAAATCCGTGGACGAAACGATCCGAGTCAGCGAGTCGGTAACGCGGAAGCTCGACCGATACCGGCGGGACGGTGAGAGCTACGACGATGCGATCGAACGACTGCTCGAAGAGAAGACTGCCGGTGCCTTCGACGATGGGTTCGGTCGGTGGTCGAACGAGGAGGCCGACAGCGTTCGCGAGGCGCGCCGAAACTCGAAAGAGATGCGGAACCGGCGGATTCGCGAGCGCGTCGAGGACGATACACAAAATACCCGGACGTGACGTTTCTTATCGACTGTCAGGACTGCGAAGCGGCGACCAGGGTATCGGTATACTCCATCGGCTACCGTCGTGGCGCTCGAGTCCGGAAAAAACAAATCGCGTCTTTCGAGTCCGCCTGTCCCCGTTAGAGTTCCTCGGTGAGCAGTCGTCGCAGCACGAGGTGGAGGACGCCGCCGTTCTCGACGTACTCGACCGCCATCGGCGTGTCGACCTGTGCGGTCACGTCGAACTCGGTGACCTCGCCGTCGTCATCCTCGGCGGTGACGGTTAGCTCTGCGTTGGGCTCGAGGCCGTCCTCGAGGCCCTCGATCTGGTAGTACTCGGTGCCGTCGAGGCCGAGTTCCTCCCAGCCCTCTCCCTCAGCGAACTGCAGGGGCAGGACCCCCATGCCGATGAGGTTGTCGCGGTAAATGCGCTCGTAGCTCTTGCCGATGGTCGCGCGGATGCCGAGCAGGTCGGTCCCCTTGGCGGCCCAGTCGCGGCTCGAGCCGGTTCCCAGTTCCTCGCCGGCCATGACGATGAGCGGGGTGTCGTCCTCGCGGTAGCGCTCGGAGGCCTCGAAGACGGTCGTCTCGTCGCCGGTCGGGTGGTGGATGGTGTAGCCGCCCTCCTTACCGTCGAGCAG
This window harbors:
- a CDS encoding antitoxin VapB family protein, with translation MDETIRVSESVTRKLDRYRRDGESYDDAIERLLEEKTAGAFDDGFGRWSNEEADSVREARRNSKEMRNRRIRERVEDDTQNTRT